A window of the Candidatus Nitrosotalea okcheonensis genome harbors these coding sequences:
- a CDS encoding pyridoxal-phosphate dependent enzyme — protein MAIKIGDTPIVKLESLSRDNADFFAKLEFYNPFGSVKDRAAYWMIKMAEEGGLVKRGHTIIIEPTSGNTGIALAGIAKILGYKVEIVIPEKASDETKKIIESLGATLYQTTDDLCPKVGAGTDQSIALARSIASARPDKYYSPNQYANEANFMGHYKGTGPEIWEQTQGKITHFFTGVGTGGTITGIGAYLKEKNPNIKIIAVQPQQNHLIQGLRNFEESSKPDLFIKREQVVDDWVTITNEEAFASVKEILQKEKMLVSPSSATVYTAMKKYDISNGCVVGIFADDGRKFKSLYTQQKILTESEYDSALENSRYISKVRE, from the coding sequence ATGGCAATAAAAATTGGTGATACACCAATTGTAAAGTTAGAATCGCTTTCAAGAGACAATGCTGATTTTTTTGCTAAACTGGAATTTTACAATCCTTTTGGTTCTGTGAAAGACAGGGCTGCATACTGGATGATCAAGATGGCTGAAGAAGGAGGTCTTGTCAAAAGAGGTCACACTATAATCATAGAGCCAACTTCGGGTAACACGGGAATTGCACTTGCAGGAATTGCAAAGATTCTTGGATACAAAGTTGAAATCGTAATTCCTGAAAAGGCAAGCGATGAAACCAAAAAAATAATTGAATCACTTGGTGCTACTTTGTATCAAACAACAGACGACCTATGCCCAAAGGTAGGTGCCGGAACAGATCAAAGCATTGCTCTTGCAAGGTCCATTGCATCTGCAAGGCCTGACAAATACTATTCTCCAAATCAATATGCAAACGAGGCAAATTTTATGGGTCACTACAAAGGTACAGGCCCTGAAATCTGGGAACAAACACAAGGAAAGATAACCCACTTTTTCACTGGAGTGGGAACCGGAGGAACCATTACAGGTATTGGTGCATATCTAAAAGAAAAGAATCCAAACATCAAGATAATTGCAGTTCAGCCACAGCAGAATCACCTGATTCAGGGCCTGAGAAACTTTGAAGAGTCTTCCAAACCTGACTTGTTTATCAAACGTGAACAAGTGGTAGACGATTGGGTGACAATCACAAACGAAGAAGCATTTGCTTCTGTCAAGGAGATATTGCAAAAAGAAAAGATGCTTGTAAGCCCTTCCTCTGCCACTGTATATACTGCAATGAAAAAATATGATATCTCAAATGGATGTGTAGTTGGAATATTTGCAGACGATGGAAGAAAGTTCAAGAGCCTCTATACTCAACAAAAAATACTTACAGAAAGCGAATACGATTCGGCATTAGAAAATTCAAGATACATATCAAAAGTCAGAGAATAA
- a CDS encoding sulfurtransferase TusA family protein, whose protein sequence is MTDISELTPTKTIDVRGMFCPEPVFRTKIEMERMAVGNILKITADDPASEEDITRWVNRTGHQLIGIKKTDKDLEFTIKKVK, encoded by the coding sequence GTGACTGACATTTCAGAATTAACTCCAACCAAGACCATTGATGTACGAGGCATGTTCTGTCCCGAGCCTGTCTTTAGGACAAAGATCGAAATGGAAAGAATGGCCGTGGGAAATATCCTAAAAATAACTGCAGATGATCCTGCCTCTGAAGAAGATATCACAAGATGGGTGAATAGAACTGGTCACCAATTAATTGGTATTAAAAAAACAGACAAGGATCTAGAATTTACAATCAAGAAGGTGAAATAA
- a CDS encoding PHP-associated domain-containing protein, translating to MAGLKIELHCHNEFSNFQLGPKETPYDCGVTVMQQLDKAHDTDLDAFFITNHNTLNGYGSLLEYQQNHDKYKKIRVYPGEEITTDQGIHVLAFGLNQTIKAGSSLEEILDNIQSQGAVSCAPHPFGLSNGLREKAALCDLIEVFNSNNVDRYSNLRAYHFAKASNLVEVVGSDSHVASTLGRCTNMIDSENNLDDILYALRHGNVTIGDTGYITSREMIEHALYKIENSKEDILIYFEEHHPHLTGVCRFLINAFESNPDSIVWTTAYKVAVRLITKLSNKINFKDHDHTVLYERNLRAILPMILR from the coding sequence TTGGCAGGATTAAAAATCGAATTACATTGTCATAACGAATTTTCAAACTTTCAACTTGGACCAAAAGAGACTCCATATGATTGCGGTGTTACAGTTATGCAGCAGCTAGATAAAGCACATGACACCGATCTTGATGCATTTTTCATTACAAATCACAATACCTTGAACGGATACGGCTCCCTTTTGGAATATCAGCAGAATCATGATAAATACAAAAAAATTCGCGTATATCCTGGAGAAGAAATAACAACTGATCAGGGAATACATGTCCTTGCATTTGGTTTAAATCAAACAATAAAGGCCGGGAGTAGTCTCGAGGAAATACTGGATAACATACAATCCCAAGGTGCAGTTTCTTGTGCTCCACATCCATTTGGGCTCAGTAATGGTTTAAGGGAAAAAGCTGCTCTGTGTGATCTGATTGAGGTCTTTAACAGCAATAACGTGGACCGGTACTCTAATCTTAGAGCATACCATTTTGCTAAAGCATCAAACCTTGTAGAAGTCGTGGGAAGTGATTCACATGTTGCATCCACACTTGGCAGATGCACAAACATGATTGATTCAGAGAATAATCTTGATGATATATTGTATGCACTACGTCATGGTAACGTTACAATAGGTGATACAGGCTACATCACGAGCCGAGAAATGATAGAACATGCATTGTACAAGATTGAAAACTCTAAAGAGGACATTCTCATATACTTTGAAGAACACCATCCTCATCTGACGGGCGTGTGCAGATTTTTGATTAATGCCTTTGAATCAAATCCCGATAGTATTGTATGGACAACTGCCTACAAAGTAGCAGTACGTCTAATTACAAAACTTTCAAACAAGATAAACTTCAAAGACCATGATCATACTGTTTTGTATGAAAGAAATCTACGAGCAATACTACCAATGATTCTTAGATGA
- the cofE gene encoding coenzyme F420-0:L-glutamate ligase: MSLQIIPVKISCDVELGDDLVEILLKTKAGRELKEGDILVFTQKIISKQEGQKTDLTKVKPTLLATGIASAYKKDPRIVQLILDETKRIIRMKNGIIISQTRHGLVCANAGIDESNMEKGFATLLPKNADNSARRLRRRIKAKTGKNVAVLISDTFGRPFREGQTDVAIGLSGMSPVVNYEGKQDNFQKILRVTAIAAADEICSATELVRGKTFYTPIAIVRNYPFDKKNGRLQDLLRIKSLDLFR, from the coding sequence ATGTCACTGCAAATAATACCGGTCAAGATATCCTGTGACGTAGAACTTGGGGATGACCTAGTTGAGATTTTGCTTAAAACAAAAGCCGGTAGGGAATTGAAGGAAGGTGACATTCTAGTATTTACGCAAAAGATAATCTCAAAACAAGAGGGGCAAAAAACTGACTTGACCAAAGTCAAGCCAACACTTCTTGCAACAGGAATTGCAAGCGCATACAAAAAAGATCCGAGAATCGTACAACTAATTCTTGATGAAACAAAAAGAATTATTCGCATGAAAAATGGTATAATAATATCACAAACGCGACATGGTCTTGTCTGCGCAAATGCGGGAATTGATGAAAGCAACATGGAAAAAGGATTTGCTACACTTCTTCCAAAAAATGCCGACAACTCTGCTCGAAGGCTTAGAAGACGCATCAAGGCAAAGACTGGGAAAAATGTTGCGGTGTTAATATCTGATACATTTGGGAGGCCGTTTCGAGAAGGTCAAACCGATGTTGCAATAGGGCTATCTGGAATGTCCCCTGTGGTTAATTATGAAGGAAAACAAGACAACTTCCAGAAGATTCTTAGGGTTACGGCAATTGCAGCTGCAGATGAAATCTGTTCTGCCACAGAGCTGGTTAGGGGAAAGACGTTTTACACACCAATTGCAATTGTACGCAATTATCCGTTTGACAAAAAAAATGGACGTCTCCAAGATCTACTGCGCATCAAATCTCTTGATCTGTTCCGATAA
- the serB gene encoding phosphoserine phosphatase SerB, with translation MLAIFDVEGVLLDAEFLPILAEKINKQDEIWAITRQGIEGKINWEEGLKKRIDLLRGIDYETCKEVSDSLKIMTGAKEACRALKAAGWKIMAVSGGFTLMTDRLKEELDLDYVFSNNLLFKDGKLDGVTIDVDSDKSKSAIIKINEWKEKKENVVVVVDGANDVKLFNICGLGIAFRAQDMVKELATVTLEEKDLSKIIGLINKHYGLKISLQAFA, from the coding sequence ATGTTAGCAATCTTTGATGTTGAAGGCGTATTACTTGACGCAGAATTTCTTCCAATACTTGCCGAAAAAATTAACAAGCAAGATGAAATCTGGGCAATCACAAGACAAGGAATTGAAGGTAAGATAAACTGGGAAGAAGGATTGAAGAAAAGAATTGATCTTCTTCGTGGCATTGACTATGAGACCTGCAAGGAAGTATCTGACTCACTTAAAATAATGACTGGTGCAAAAGAGGCATGCCGGGCATTGAAGGCAGCAGGCTGGAAAATCATGGCAGTATCGGGAGGCTTTACACTTATGACTGATAGATTGAAAGAGGAATTAGATCTTGACTATGTTTTTTCAAACAATCTGCTATTCAAGGACGGAAAGCTTGACGGTGTAACAATTGATGTTGACTCTGACAAGTCAAAATCCGCAATTATAAAAATAAATGAATGGAAAGAAAAAAAAGAGAATGTTGTGGTAGTAGTAGATGGTGCAAATGATGTTAAACTGTTTAACATCTGCGGTCTTGGTATTGCATTTCGAGCCCAGGATATGGTAAAGGAGCTAGCAACTGTCACACTAGAAGAAAAAGATCTCTCAAAGATTATAGGACTGATAAACAAACACTATGGTCTGAAAATATCACTACAAGCATTTGCCTAA
- the proS gene encoding proline--tRNA ligase: MSKEIGITVKKDENFSEWYTQVVLKAHLADYAPVKGLIVLRPYGYSIWESLKSSLDQKLKATGHENGFLPVLIPESLLSKESDHFAGFTPEVFWVTHSGETEIGDKLALRPTSEALAYSMYAKWIKSWRDLPLKINFWNTALRAEIKATKPFLRTSEFLWQEGHTVHATKEEAEQEVMSILEMYKKTVEEELAIPVITGKKSEKEKFVGAVYTTTMESIMPDGKALQMGTSHFLGQNFSKPFDVKFLDKQNVETFAWQTSWGISWRLIGALIMIHGDDKGLVLPPRVAPIQVVIVPIYYSPQDMEIVLSKVSEIKQALTKHNLRVHMDVRDEVTPGYKFHDWEMKGVPLRVEIGPKDIAKGKMVLVRRDNLKKMDLAFKDTENGILCVLDEIQQNLFENAKNLLREKTREVTDFDEFKSEMETGTFLYSPWCGQTKCEEIIKESTGADIRVIPFDAKIQDSKCIICKNQTTIHAIFARSY; the protein is encoded by the coding sequence TTGAGCAAAGAGATAGGAATCACAGTAAAGAAAGATGAAAATTTTAGTGAATGGTACACACAGGTAGTACTGAAAGCACATCTTGCAGATTATGCCCCAGTAAAAGGCCTCATTGTCCTTAGACCCTACGGATATTCAATATGGGAATCGTTGAAATCTTCACTTGATCAAAAGTTAAAAGCAACAGGCCATGAAAACGGTTTTCTCCCAGTCCTAATACCAGAGTCATTACTAAGTAAAGAGTCGGATCACTTTGCTGGATTTACACCAGAGGTATTCTGGGTTACACATTCTGGGGAGACAGAGATTGGGGACAAACTTGCACTGAGACCTACTTCGGAGGCCCTTGCATATTCAATGTATGCAAAATGGATAAAGAGTTGGAGAGACCTGCCACTCAAGATTAATTTCTGGAATACCGCATTGAGGGCAGAGATAAAGGCAACTAAACCATTTTTGAGAACATCAGAATTTCTCTGGCAAGAAGGTCACACTGTACATGCTACAAAAGAAGAGGCAGAGCAAGAAGTTATGTCAATACTTGAAATGTACAAAAAAACAGTTGAAGAAGAACTTGCAATTCCTGTGATCACTGGCAAAAAAAGTGAAAAAGAGAAATTTGTTGGTGCAGTATACACCACAACAATGGAGTCAATCATGCCAGACGGTAAAGCACTCCAGATGGGTACATCCCACTTTTTGGGACAAAACTTCTCCAAACCATTCGATGTAAAGTTCCTGGACAAGCAAAATGTAGAGACGTTTGCATGGCAGACATCATGGGGAATTTCATGGCGTCTAATAGGAGCACTAATTATGATCCATGGTGATGACAAGGGACTAGTTCTGCCACCTCGCGTTGCACCAATACAGGTAGTCATAGTACCAATTTATTATTCACCACAAGACATGGAGATTGTTCTCAGTAAGGTTTCTGAAATAAAACAAGCCCTGACAAAGCACAATCTTCGCGTACACATGGATGTAAGAGATGAAGTTACTCCAGGATACAAATTCCACGATTGGGAGATGAAGGGCGTACCGTTACGAGTTGAGATAGGCCCAAAGGACATCGCAAAAGGTAAGATGGTTCTTGTTCGCAGAGACAATCTCAAGAAAATGGATCTGGCATTCAAAGATACAGAGAACGGAATTCTCTGCGTGTTAGATGAGATTCAGCAGAATCTCTTTGAAAATGCCAAGAATCTTTTAAGAGAAAAAACAAGAGAAGTGACAGACTTTGATGAATTCAAGTCAGAGATGGAAACGGGTACATTTCTTTATTCACCATGGTGTGGACAGACAAAATGCGAAGAGATCATAAAAGAGTCAACAGGTGCAGACATTAGAGTAATTCCATTTGATGCAAAGATACAAGACTCCAAGTGTATCATATGCAAGAATCAGACCACCATACATGCAATTTTTGCAAGAAGTTATTAG
- a CDS encoding winged helix-turn-helix domain-containing protein — protein MSGSNPYRDRIYIIKDIILTLVQYGELNQTALVSFCGLNLKKHKSILEELESNNLIRSEERHLGKRIITMYKPSPQGIEFCKTILDPYETLFPRKKKDQSKNEI, from the coding sequence ATGTCAGGATCAAACCCTTATCGTGACAGAATATACATAATCAAGGATATCATTCTGACACTAGTTCAATATGGAGAACTCAATCAGACAGCCCTTGTAAGCTTTTGCGGTCTGAATTTAAAAAAACATAAATCGATACTTGAAGAACTCGAATCAAACAATCTTATTCGAAGTGAGGAAAGGCATCTTGGAAAACGCATCATAACTATGTACAAGCCATCTCCACAAGGAATAGAATTTTGCAAGACAATCTTGGATCCTTATGAAACATTATTTCCAAGAAAGAAGAAAGACCAGTCAAAAAATGAGATCTAG
- a CDS encoding cupredoxin domain-containing protein codes for MGKKQKNKAKSNPISKGLIMTVAVIALAVAGGAYYIWNSSIPVNVDHPVFATATNIYILAIHNAQGYSYDEQSTKTGKKAFSGTNFDPAIHIPEGTLVALHVINEDKDTGSAQDLNIDAFNVHTRHLKYFEAQTINFVADKVGSFKYYSKIHPEMNGTITVDP; via the coding sequence GTGGGAAAAAAACAAAAGAACAAGGCCAAGTCTAATCCTATTTCTAAGGGTTTGATAATGACTGTTGCAGTTATTGCGCTAGCTGTAGCTGGTGGTGCTTATTATATCTGGAACTCTTCAATTCCTGTAAATGTAGATCATCCAGTATTTGCAACAGCTACCAATATCTACATACTTGCAATTCACAATGCCCAAGGATACTCGTATGATGAACAATCTACTAAAACTGGAAAGAAAGCATTTTCTGGCACGAATTTTGATCCTGCAATTCATATTCCAGAAGGAACACTGGTTGCATTGCATGTGATAAATGAAGACAAGGATACTGGCTCAGCCCAAGATTTGAACATTGATGCATTTAATGTTCATACAAGACATCTAAAGTATTTTGAGGCTCAGACCATAAACTTTGTTGCAGACAAGGTTGGCAGTTTTAAATATTATTCTAAAATACATCCTGAAATGAACGGCACAATAACCGTGGATCCATGA
- a CDS encoding S1C family serine protease produces the protein MKRLEIILVGVIIVLAATVVLQFSNGKMLNDVSQGAIQGPPGPQGPPGPQGPPGPGSSLAAQGAILTQIYKNTENSVVQITSKVSTVDNSFILNGQPLKGQSTRLGSGFIYDTDGRIITNNHVVEGSKTVNVSFIDGNTYTAKVVGTDPGNDIAVIQIIDNFSDEHIVPLTLGNSSNLNVGQQVIAIGNPFGLSDTMTTGIISQIGRLLPDGSSIGFSIPDVIQVDAAINPGNSGGPLLDLNGQVVGMNTAISTNTGDFAGVGFAVPADAINRIAPVLIKNGTYNHPYLGISGRSLDSDVALANGLARNFKGVIIESVVKGGPADKAGITPATPDQNNILHGGDIITAIDGHPVKTIYDVIAYLDEKKNVGDKVVLTVYRQGKSVDLTATLGARPNPSS, from the coding sequence ATGAAAAGACTTGAGATCATACTTGTTGGCGTAATCATTGTTTTGGCTGCTACAGTTGTATTGCAATTTAGTAATGGAAAAATGTTGAACGATGTTTCACAGGGTGCAATCCAAGGACCTCCAGGACCTCAAGGTCCACCCGGTCCACAGGGACCTCCAGGACCTGGATCAAGTCTTGCCGCACAGGGTGCCATCCTTACACAGATTTACAAGAACACTGAGAATTCAGTAGTACAAATAACGAGCAAAGTCTCAACAGTAGACAACAGTTTCATACTAAATGGCCAGCCACTTAAAGGTCAGTCTACAAGACTTGGGTCAGGTTTCATATATGATACAGATGGAAGAATAATTACAAACAATCATGTCGTAGAAGGATCAAAGACTGTGAATGTTTCATTTATTGACGGAAATACATATACTGCCAAAGTAGTAGGAACGGATCCTGGAAATGATATTGCAGTAATACAAATAATAGACAACTTTTCGGATGAGCATATTGTTCCCCTGACCCTTGGAAACTCATCAAATCTGAATGTCGGACAGCAAGTCATTGCAATAGGCAATCCGTTTGGACTAAGTGATACAATGACAACAGGAATAATTAGTCAGATTGGAAGACTGCTTCCAGATGGCAGTTCCATAGGATTTTCAATACCAGATGTCATACAAGTCGATGCCGCAATAAATCCAGGAAATTCAGGCGGGCCATTGCTAGACCTCAATGGCCAAGTAGTAGGCATGAATACTGCAATCAGTACTAACACTGGAGATTTTGCAGGAGTTGGATTTGCGGTACCTGCAGATGCAATAAACAGAATAGCCCCAGTTTTGATTAAAAATGGCACATATAATCACCCATATCTTGGCATATCAGGAAGAAGCCTTGACTCTGATGTAGCACTCGCAAACGGACTAGCAAGAAATTTCAAGGGGGTGATAATCGAAAGTGTTGTCAAGGGAGGACCTGCAGACAAGGCAGGGATAACCCCAGCTACGCCAGATCAGAATAACATTCTTCACGGTGGAGACATCATAACAGCGATAGATGGACATCCAGTCAAGACAATCTATGATGTCATTGCGTATCTAGATGAAAAGAAAAATGTAGGCGACAAGGTAGTTTTGACAGTATATAGACAAGGCAAGTCAGTAGATTTGACTGCTACACTTGGTGCAAGACCCAATCCATCATCCTAG
- a CDS encoding DNA-3-methyladenine glycosylase, whose product MKVLPRSFYDQDTVDVAQALIGKILVRKINGNIMSGVIVETEAYRYKDDPASHAYGGMTRRNQAMFGPVGRAYVYFTYGMHYCVNAVAKSQDYDAGAVLIRSIVPRQGIDFMLIRRNVCDMSNLTNGPAKLTQALMITKKEYCEDLTKKSSLYITDGFEMKKSEILIGPRIGIKKAIDKMWNFQATKNVFEEN is encoded by the coding sequence ATGAAGGTACTCCCCCGTTCATTTTATGACCAAGATACTGTGGATGTTGCACAAGCCTTGATTGGAAAGATACTGGTTAGAAAAATTAATGGAAATATCATGTCTGGAGTAATCGTAGAAACTGAAGCTTATAGATACAAAGATGATCCTGCAAGTCATGCCTATGGTGGAATGACTAGGAGAAATCAGGCAATGTTTGGGCCTGTAGGAAGGGCATATGTCTATTTTACATATGGAATGCATTATTGTGTAAATGCAGTGGCTAAAAGTCAAGATTATGATGCAGGTGCTGTATTAATCAGATCCATTGTACCACGACAAGGAATTGATTTTATGTTGATACGGCGTAATGTTTGTGACATGTCTAACCTAACAAATGGTCCTGCCAAGCTCACCCAGGCATTGATGATAACAAAAAAAGAATACTGCGAAGACCTGACGAAAAAATCCAGCTTGTACATCACCGATGGATTTGAAATGAAAAAGTCTGAGATTTTGATAGGTCCAAGGATTGGAATAAAAAAAGCAATCGACAAGATGTGGAACTTTCAGGCTACAAAAAATGTCTTTGAAGAAAACTAG
- a CDS encoding uracil-DNA glycosylase, with translation MSDKLDNIRNRVISCVNCSLSKSRVNAVPGDGDKNSDVIFVGEAPGRNEDLKGKPFVGAAGQILSEALEYAGFERDHVYITNVVKCRPPDNRQPLAEERTACKPYLSEELEIIKPKIICILGNTAYNSLLDGHAIIKNRGKIVKNNGQLYFVTVHPAAVIYNPGLRQVLKDDFVLLAKSLDKLRKGFDVEISQ, from the coding sequence ATGTCTGATAAACTCGATAATATCCGAAATAGAGTAATCTCTTGCGTTAATTGCAGTCTTTCAAAATCAAGGGTAAATGCTGTGCCAGGTGATGGTGATAAAAACTCTGACGTCATTTTTGTCGGCGAAGCTCCTGGAAGAAACGAGGATCTCAAAGGAAAGCCGTTTGTAGGCGCTGCGGGGCAAATTCTTTCTGAGGCACTTGAATATGCAGGATTTGAAAGAGATCATGTCTACATAACAAATGTAGTAAAATGCAGGCCGCCCGATAATAGGCAGCCTCTGGCAGAAGAACGAACTGCGTGCAAACCCTATTTGTCAGAAGAACTTGAGATCATAAAACCAAAAATAATTTGTATACTTGGAAACACGGCCTACAATTCATTACTTGATGGTCATGCAATAATAAAAAATCGTGGCAAGATTGTAAAAAACAACGGCCAACTTTATTTTGTCACGGTCCATCCCGCCGCTGTGATATATAATCCCGGTCTAAGACAAGTCCTCAAGGATGACTTTGTCTTACTTGCAAAATCTTTGGATAAATTAAGAAAGGGTTTTGACGTAGAAATCTCACAATGA
- a CDS encoding TldD/PmbA family protein, with translation MSIEDYAEKAIRIALDAGSQYCDVRAESVKTEGFVIENGEVENFVSSYDSGLGIRVLVNGSWGFYSISEPKSFDGIKQNIVDTVKATKYYSEYKKYKVRLAEVRSFVDDVRFNVLVDPNVDELMKLGLESDKTIRDKKRIIKSSVSIHHDKFHKYFVNSEGSKITQNFDDMIANMSATAHCSGLTESVSTTEGGRGGLEMLTGKNDILAVSQSLSEKADALLDAKTVKEEKSTVVMNPDFVALLSHEILGHPSEADRVLGKEMAWAGGAWWAGKLGTKIGSSELNVIDDPTIPSSLGWYKYDDEGVPATKKLLIKDGILCNHMHSRETASMFDATPNSSMRSTGYSFMPLVRMACTCISPGNWDPAEMIRDVKNGFLICNMKIPSIDMMRYNWSISCQYAQKIENGELGDLLRDVIVMGNAPEFFGSIDARGKDFQVRPITNCGKGDPMQIMRMGNGGPHIRGKSIVKSVVT, from the coding sequence ATGTCGATTGAAGATTATGCCGAAAAGGCGATTCGGATTGCGCTTGATGCTGGTTCCCAGTATTGTGATGTGAGGGCTGAGTCTGTCAAGACTGAAGGGTTTGTCATTGAAAACGGCGAGGTTGAAAATTTTGTTTCATCGTATGATTCCGGTCTTGGAATTCGGGTTCTAGTGAACGGGTCATGGGGATTTTACTCTATCTCTGAGCCAAAATCATTTGATGGTATAAAACAGAACATTGTTGACACTGTCAAGGCGACCAAATATTATTCAGAATATAAAAAATATAAAGTGAGGCTTGCCGAAGTTCGCTCTTTTGTTGACGATGTGCGATTCAATGTACTAGTAGATCCAAATGTCGACGAGCTGATGAAACTTGGTTTAGAGTCTGACAAGACGATTCGTGACAAAAAGAGAATAATAAAATCGTCTGTATCAATACATCATGACAAGTTTCACAAGTATTTTGTAAACAGTGAAGGATCAAAAATAACTCAAAACTTTGATGACATGATAGCAAACATGTCTGCAACTGCACACTGTTCTGGATTGACAGAATCTGTAAGTACCACTGAGGGTGGAAGGGGTGGACTCGAGATGCTTACAGGTAAAAATGACATACTTGCTGTATCCCAGTCACTATCTGAAAAAGCTGATGCACTGCTTGACGCAAAGACTGTAAAGGAAGAAAAGTCTACTGTGGTGATGAATCCTGATTTTGTCGCATTGCTTTCACATGAAATTCTTGGACATCCATCAGAGGCAGACAGAGTACTTGGAAAAGAAATGGCATGGGCAGGAGGTGCATGGTGGGCAGGAAAACTCGGAACAAAAATTGGTTCATCTGAGCTAAATGTAATTGATGATCCGACAATACCGTCTAGTCTTGGGTGGTACAAGTATGACGATGAAGGCGTACCTGCAACAAAAAAATTGTTGATAAAAGATGGAATACTATGTAATCACATGCACAGCAGAGAGACTGCGTCAATGTTTGACGCCACGCCAAACTCTTCAATGCGATCAACTGGGTACTCATTCATGCCTCTTGTGAGAATGGCATGCACGTGCATCTCACCTGGAAATTGGGATCCTGCAGAAATGATAAGGGATGTGAAAAATGGATTTCTTATCTGTAATATGAAAATTCCATCAATAGATATGATGCGCTACAACTGGAGTATCTCATGTCAATATGCACAAAAAATTGAAAACGGAGAATTGGGTGATCTACTGCGAGATGTCATTGTAATGGGCAACGCGCCAGAATTTTTCGGGTCAATTGATGCAAGAGGAAAAGATTTTCAGGTAAGACCAATCACAAACTGTGGAAAAGGTGATCCTATGCAAATCATGAGGATGGGAAATGGAGGTCCACATATACGTGGCAAGTCGATTGTAAAAAGCGTGGTAACATAA